AAAAACTAGTTAATACTACAATTAGAGTCACTAGAAATCATTATAAGGGAAAataacttctccctcccaagcaatgCATTTATAACGACCCAAGGAAAGTACAAACCACATCTAGCCATATAGTCTAAGAGCACTAGTCATTAGTACAATTAGAGCCCTTTGGAATCATGATAAAGGGCAAGAATTTCTTCCTCCCAATAAATGTTAGATCCCGTTCACCTTCCTATCCAAATCTTGGGTATTACAATACATGCCAACCGCTCTTAGTGGCTCATGTTGATGGCTTTTTCAAGTACAAGGTACATGTTTGAAATCTGATTAAATGAAAGTAAACAACCCACCGGACCATAATTACATGTAAACAACCACAATGCCCTGAATCTTGAATACATTCCATCAAACATTGACTTCGGATAAACAAGCTGTCTTAACATGGATGGCATAAATTATTGTGAGTCCAAGAGGATCAGGATTTTCACCTAAACATTGCCAACAATATAACCAAAAACACAAATAGTTATATCAAACATAAAGAATTTTACAGTTACAATCCCTCCAAAAAATAGAATACCATAATCCAGatgtaaattataaattctCTTATGGAAGTAAAAAGAGAGAGCAACCTCTTGGCGCGCTTGGGGTCAACGGTCCACAATTCAGCGAGCTTTTCAGGAGCAATGGCCTTCTTGGCCTCTATGCCCTCCAACATCGAAGCCCCCCCGTCCACCGAATTGCTATGCCGGTGCCTCGGCCTCTCCACCTGTGCAGCATTTTCGGGTTTAGGGAAGGATTGGCCGGAAATTCCGGGTCGGGATCCGAGCTGTTCGATGTCCATGTAAGAACAAAAGAGGTCGTCCTCGGATCCAAACCCGTCAAATAAAGAATCGGAGACCGGATCAAGCTCGTCGGGTATCCTGAAGTGGACCTCGGAGTGGGCTCGCCGGTGATGGGGCCCGCGTAAGGGGAGGGAGCTAGTAAGAGGGTTAGGGACAGGGAAGGAGGAGGCCAGTTCCGTTGGGAGCCGAGAACTAGGATTTAGCATGGTATTGGGGTTTGGATTAGAAAGATCTTGGATTGGAGCCATTAATGTGCGTCGATGTAACGGTGGTAATCAGAGTgtgtttttgttcttcttcatcttcgtctttcttctccttctccttctccttcgtCGTCTTCACTCATCATCGCACGTTCTGCCTTTCGGTACCAGAATTGGATTTTGCTTAAGCGAGGGTTACGTCAACGGTGTCGTTTTAGGagttcttatattatatatatatatatatatatatatatatatttttaacattttttttaagttgtaattttaattatttttttgaaacaatttgtaattttaaaaatcgaTACGTCTCTATTGAACACGTAAGAAATATAATTACAGGCTGCGTTGACATACAGTCTACTTTAATTTGTGTATGCAATTGCAGACGAAATTTATGTAGCcgagtcaatttttttttttttaaaaaaaaaaaaacaaagagagaaagaaagaatgcGTCACTTGTCTCACCATGACCATGGGGATAATGCTCAGTGAATTGGTATCATAGAGGTTAGGGTTATTGACATTTATAGTTTACTGGTTGCAAGGAAAACTCCAGATTTACGTTGTTTAAATCTGTGTTCCACAACGGAAAGATTGAAAATACaatagatgaaaataaaaacactgcaaacacaaaaaatgtacacaaaatgtaaacaaaaacacttgagaaaaagaggaaaataaattcaaacgtCACCTCGCATGGTATTTCTTGGCAAGCTTCTTAACCAATTTCTCAGCATCCATATAATCTAAACCAATCTTCTCCACCTCTTCAACATGTTGAGCATCTCCAGGCAGGCAAACTTTCATCTTTGGACGAGGATTATGTGGAAACTGTAGaataattaagaacaaaaagaagTGGAATTTGACAATATGGTGATACTTCCGTGAGAGTATTTGTCCCAAGAGTtggtaataaataaaaagaattgaatGTATTTATTTGTGCACTAATGACCCCTTATTTATATGCCATCATGTACCGGTTGGCAAATAACACAACTATTGATAAACTAATAGTAACCCAAAGGTCACAACCTTAAAAAGTGACACAACCTCGCTTGACACTTCACTAGTcacacaaccttttgactaaatcaaaaggttgtgtctttTGACATTtccttaaatatcatttctcatgaaAACCATCATCATGTTAGAGAGTCATTCCAAAAAATACATCACactcttaaaataaagaaacttCACATAACCACCGAATCGCTTATCCTTTTGGAGATCATAATTTTTTAGCCCAATATGGAACTCAATGGTCTCAGTGAAATTACGTTTCTTCTCTCCGGATCCAGTAAATGGCCGCTCGTACGACATCACTCTAAAGCTTACTCATGTTCGAATTTCGAAGGTCTACTTTCACTGACCCACTAATAGCTTTTGCCATTGTTGCGGTTGCAGAGGGGGAGATAGTACGAGAATTTCCGCTTGTGTAcaacccattttttctttccagcCCAGAACGCACGCAACCCCATTTCTCTTCGACGTCACACCCTGTTTTATTTTCTCCGTGGCATGATAGCTCCATTCGTGTGCAAAGAGGTCCGCAAAATAGACTGAACACATagtttttcatataaatataaggtttttaATCTAAACTTGGAAGTAATTTTTATATGCTTAAAAATGCTCGACGCATTTATAGATTGAGGTAAAGTTGGAGAgaagtatattattttcttgCCCAAATTCAAATGGCCTCAACGAAAAAGTTGATATTCATGAATAGTGTGATGAtcactagaaaattaaaataattttatatttaaaatgacaTCGTCCTCCCAAGAGGAAATAGAAACCCGGCCACGAATGGATATTAAGTAATTGTGGCTAAAAGTATGATGTTTGAAATGCTAACAAGAGATACGGACACTAAAAGTATGATGTTTGAAGTACGTATAATTAGTTGTTGTATATTTTGTGGCTCCTAattaatcctatatatataagatacatGAGAATGTACGTTGTGGCCTCTGCTAGCTAGCTGTTGTAGAACATCGGCCTTGAACCCATGCAACTAGCTACTTGTGCAAGTGAACGTACTTGACGCAACTCAGAATTACCTTACCATCTTTCATGACTTGGTTGTGTTTTACTGGTCATGCAGCTTCTTCACCTAGGAAATTAAGTGTGTTTATTAATCGGGAAGGAAGCAAAAGTAGGTGAAAGAAGAAGATGGTGGAATTTATGGGTGTGGTGTGATGTGATGGAACTTCTTGTATGGAGTTAGTCAATCCAGATAGAGAGGCCAGACAAATGTGGACCTATCGGGTGCCTCCTTGGAGTATCTGCGTGAGCCACACACTCCATGTGCATGCCTGCCAGTCTTTTGTTCACACGCCATACAGTCTTAATTTCTTGCACAAATAAATTGACTCACACACATATCTCCTCAAGAGCCCGGTTAAACATGTCTCTATCTATTTAAGAAATTACAATTCATATATTCACAAGGTCGAAATTGATTAACAAAGTGATGATCTCCATGATTTTAGCAGtctggagggagagagagagagagagagagagtttgatgatttttttattttttattcattatttgtGGCCAACTGCTGATGCAGCCAAAGCAACGAAAATCCATGCATATTAAAATCCAGTAGGCGATGATAATGGTTGGTGATGTTAATCTGAAGTCCatctactactactactactactactactactactactaccaCGGTTGATGCAGGCCGTGCTCctatattacaagaaaattaatacGGGTGAAGGCGCAAAAGGAGAGCTTACGGCAGTGGGCGGCTGATATATagccaaaaaataaatgcaaatgGCCCTTGTAGGACAGTTTTGCTAGCATCATCTTATTGTGACTTATGCGATAGGTCAGGGATGTGACTCTTGAGATGGTGCCCAAATGACAatgttaataattaattatggcCCATATATGCTTGCCTTCTACCCAATTCTAAGTTTGAGGGTTATCTAACTTATCTAGGAGTGGTtaaactttattaattattgaattaGTCTACGTATAGTCcctaaatgaaaatgaagactgCTCGTACAAactcatataattatattttaaaaaaaaattaaaattataataatatctttttaaaatgatgttgttTCCTCATTTATCAATAAGACTGCACACGTAATCTCTTACTTaggactgtaaatagaatttctcttaatGATTACTAtcattgttattatatattgcaattatatataatcgaCCTACCATTCCAAACTAAATTGTACACACGCATGCTGAGATTCGCTTTACTCATGAATGTTGGGATCCAATGATGGACATTGGCCAAAAACCCAACGAACATTTTACTTAACCTTTAAATTAAAGGGAAAGTGGAAGAGTGGGAGAAGGATTTGGTGCTGAGAATAagcatttgttttttataaaaaataagctaATAAGGATTAGGTGGGATCAGGTACCATAATCAAAATTCCCAGCAACTTTTCCTTCTACTTGATTCTGAAGTTTAACCCTCTTTGTTTGTCAGTAATTTCCTCAACGACgacaatgaaatgaaaagaaagccAATAGATTAACTTAATTTCATTTAGTATTATAGCCTAGCTCCCCATCTGTATCGATCTCTGTTCTCGATGCCACATTCCAAGCGGCCTGGCCTACAAAGCCCTTAAAATACAACCTCTCACAATCTACAAATAACGCATCAAGCTCTCTCTTCCCCCTATCACTCAAATGAATAATCCTCTTGTATCATGAATCAAACCTCTCGTGTTGTATTAACTTTAGGAACGTCATGGCCACGTACGGTAAGGCGGAACGGGAGGTAGTTCTGATgatctattaatatattatacctTCCTTCGTCGTAGTTGTCATTAATTACGAGGTGTACGTTGGTCTGACGAAGAAACGATTTCATTGATGGTTTCGAGAGGACCATTTGTGAATAAAAATCCAGGTTGTTTGTATTCTTGTAATTAAGCTTATTGATAATTATCCTTCAAATGCTCAGACGCTGCCACTTCCCTTGTCCCGGTGACCAGCAATATGCTTTTTTCTCCCCACCTTCTAAGTCCTTTATCTAGTTGAGTCCTAATTAACTCAAAAGCAAGCCCACCTATCACTTCAGGTGAAAGCAGAACGACGAGATCCCAAACCCAAAACAAAGAAACCTCAAGCTGCCcctactttatttaatttttcctttgCCTTCCTCCGTTCACTGGCATCTTCACGGACAAATCCAAGCCTTATCTGGAGTTCTCCAGCAGCAGCCTTGTACAGCAGTCCAAGAACAGAAGGATCCGAAAACCAACAACTCGATCAGAGCTTTGTTCACACATGAGTGAGATGAAGTCTCTTCTTTCCATCTCTTTTGTAGTCCGATTTGCTGCTGAACAGTGGTGGAGTAACGAACTCACGAGCCTATTTGCATAAGTACTTCATCAAGCTGCAGACCGCAACAAGGCCTTTTCTGAAACGGAACCAAGAGAGAGCTAGCTAGGGAGCAAGAATTCGGGGTTCTCCTATTAGTTTTCGGTCCAGGTAAAAAGCAGTGACCCTGTTGAGCAATGGTGATAAGACTTCATCATCGTTCACACCGTCTCCTCCTCGATACAGAATCAAGCACGCCACCATCTATTAATGGAAGTAGAAGCACCCGTGGGTCTTATGGTAGCGAGGCAAACTTCGATACCAACATGGTGATTATCCTAGCAGCCTTGCTTTGTGCATTAATATGCGCGCTGGGACTAAATTCAATTGTGCGTTGCGCTCTAAGATGTAGCCGTAGGTTTGCGTTTGAAACACCGGATGAGACTGCTGCACGTCTGGCTGCCACGGGCCTTAAAAAGAGCGCATTGCGTCAGATCCCCGTAGCTGTATACGGGTCAGGGCTCAATATTCCGGCCACAGATTGTCCAATTTGCCTTGGCGAATTTGCGGATGGTGAGAAAGTTAGAGTGCTGCCAAAATGTAACCATGGTTTCCATGTAAGGTGTATAGACACTTGGTTGATGTCACACTCATCATGTCCAACTTGCCGGCAATCGTTGCTAGAACAGCCAGCAAGTTCCGAGGGTGGGGATGCTGATGCAGATGCTGGAAGTCGGCATATTACAAATGCATCGGAAGGACAAGGGGATGTGCCAATAGCTGTGGATGAGGTAAGTTGAATCTTgaattgcaaatatatatatatatatatatatatatctatatatctcGCGATCCTCCACCTCTGCCCCCAACCAATTAATCGGAAGGAAATAGACAAATAGTaggttttctttgtttgttttagaTGGTAGCtggtaatattttcttttacatattgTTAGTTTAgtcatgatatattatattgtgCATAGAGAGGCGTCTTCTTACTTGCAACTTCAATATGTCTATCAAGGTTTCTGAGGCAAAACTGTATCTCATGTTTgggataaagaaaataatttgtattgaAAAGTTTCTTGTTTGCCTCTCACTTCCACCTCCCCGCCGGCGGCCGTGGCGGCTCTCTATTAATCTGAATTATCTGCTCATTTGTCCGAGGGTACCGTTCATCATGGTTTGATGAATCATGATATTCTCTACAGAAAACTAGAGTGGGTTTGTTGAATAGACAGATCTTGGTTTTGTAGAATGCAAGAACCAGCATTTGCACTCCACATAAAAGATATGGTTATATCACAAAATAGGAAATATTCCATCCTTTAAACTGGAAGCATTAAGAAGTCCATTGTAGGCATGAGATGATTTGGATATTTAATTAATCAGTAGTTAGATATAACCAAGTCTAAAATAGATAAGATTCatataagtcttttataaattcACACTTTTACAAAGACTTACatgagatttatctatttagagTTTGTATAAATAGTTTCTCTTCGTCATAACATGAACCTAGAAATTCAAGAAGATAAGACTTCACTTCAACTCAGGCAATGCTGTGACAAaagcaatttttcttttttgggttgcAGTTTGCAATCACTCCTCCTCCGAAGTGCTAACGATGAGGAATCTCCACGTGCATAGCACGTGCCTTTCTCTGGTCAATTATTATTCAAAGTGGTTTGCAATTGCATTGCCAACCAAAGTCAGATGAAAGGTGTTGATTCCTTCatttttgagttaaaaaaaagtagagttatTGGGCACAAAGGCATAATCGCCCTTTTCAATTTCGGAACTTGAGACTTGGACAGTAGTACTGGTGGCAATATTCCCATGTTGTGTAAAAAGTAAAGACGATGCTCATCCACCTAAGCTTGCGTGTGAGTCGAAATAATGTTGTCATGCTGACACCATTCTAAGTTTTAACACTTTCACACATTCCTCCTTCACATGGAAGAGATCATAAATgttcaaaaaagaaacaaaaaccatTTAATACTATCTGACAGGACTCTGAGAGCActctcatttaattaattaaaagttaaatataatgaaaatttagttattgaattataaaatgcATCACattataatagttatattttaaatataactataataacttttaaagtaatttctaaatttaaaagatactatttattcatcaaatttattttaaatcatttgtttctcttttccaaaGTCTCTATCAATGTCtttttagtttctatttttaatctataatttaattagaatatgattactaattaatatataatattataaatagtaaaatatgataaaataaaataatttcataattaaaaaaattaaaatatttttaaaattattaattactcatgaataaatggataatctaatgtagagatttaatgtgaatagccaaagtaaaattcatcttttattattttattgtcatataataaaaaaataactatccCAATGTAAAGacttatatgaatggaatagctaaaagttaaattcatcttacattcataaaaaatatactttaactttagctaatccaatgagagtgctctgaGGAGAGTACTTGGAAGTCCTAATGGCATTGTCAAGGACCTAATCATTTtcaagtttaaattttatttaaaatttgaaattttgactaaaattaaaatttttgaagagattaatttagattaaattatttattttaaaatcaaaataataatataatattatatattttaataatttttttatatttaacaaaataaattatttatattacatctcataactttatttacaaatttttatgaGCATATCTACGAGCATTTGTAAGCATTCAAGTCTTCTTTAACtggacttttttattttagcaCAATTTGTAGGACTCTAACTtttatattcataataataataataaaaagcacTGTTGAaaacacagagaaaaaaaatgaagaattgaAAAACGAGAGAAGGAAAATGTTTGTTGGGAATAATTATAGAGTAAAATAATAGTTTGGAGATAAATAGTGACTAATCAAATTTAGATAAACATATAGAATTATTAAAGCTCAAAAATAGAGTTTTGGATGTTTGTCTACTCCAATGCAGCCCACTTTTGAGTTACCTAACCAAATTTTGACTAGTCACTAACATTTGACTTGGCATGCCAGTGCTTTTACAATGGTCTAGGTATTgccaaatttaattttttactagaATTTGAGGTAAATTTTTTGGAGAGATTAATCCTCATTAGACTAATAatcttaaattcaaaataataatataatattatatattttaataatatttttttaaaaaattaatattttgtattaatactaaaatttaatattaaaagagaTATCAATTAAGATTGGACGTgattaatattaaaagagaGGTAGTTGAATACACTTGTATTCTAAAATGTTCCAATCACATTGCACTACTTATTCTAAATAAAATGTTCCAATCACATTAGAAGAGCATCATTGCTGATTGGACGTGATTGATTGAGATATCAATTAAGAGATTTTTCCTTGATTCTAAAGATTGCGGcgaagaattttatttttaaattagggTGGAATCATCGGGATGATTTGCTGTTTGCATTGCATTTCGGTCCAACCATACGTCCACTATACACGCTGTAATGCGACTAGGACTAGGACTCATACGAGTATTACAATGACAACACCGTACCACTGTAGTACATAAGTTTGTTACGGATGGATGGATTGCACCCATTCGACGTTGCAAATCTGACTACCACATTATCGTAAACTAGGCCCAATAGAATATTTTCAGTGCCCACTTCGAGCCGAgtggaacatttttttttaaatatatatatatatatatattaaaaaagggGGTCATACTCATCAAGTAGCACAGTTCCTGTGACATAGGCAATCTTGGGCCTTTTTAGAGATCATTTATGGTTTTGGTGGATCGCGTTTATCATCTAATCAACTTTATTTCGAGACCAGAACATATGGCTTCCAGCGATGTTTACTTCCAACTGAATAGTTAAATTCCATGGCGTTGATTTGAGATGTAGATCGTAATCGAGTTTTAGATTTTCTGACTCATCCAAAGCACGAGTTTGAATTCACTTTCTTGGATTCATCATTTCTGTTTACTTGTTTGCACCCCCTCCTGTATTCTGATATTAATTTAATGCGGTAGCttcattgaagaaaaaaaaaaaaaaaaaagagaaatgtttttaCTCACAATAAAATCtcgtaaaataaatatataaattaacataatttcatatagtactttataaatattttgctcacaaaaagatctcacaacgtaaagtatatctaacgtatcatatgaaaatatGTCAGTTTgtatatttacttttatgtaatatcTTTATGACTGTAACACTTCTCAACAAAAAATAACCATAATTGTATCAATTAATTTGGGTTACTTTCGGGGTGATATGATGACGAACTCGCCCTTGGAACAGTAGCTATAACTCAAACTAGACATTCTGTAATGGGAAAGGACTCCTAGGCATGGATGGAGCTGTCCAACGTCAAAATAAATGGCCCCGTTGGCATTTAGGGCATTTAGCATCCAATACAATATTCAATAACTGCAAATTGCcaataagaaaaacaataatACATAACAGGAAAAGTCTTATTGCCAACGGGTTCGCATACCGATGTTAACATATAAGGCATTCGTTTAATGAAATTGTGCGAGTTGAAAACGGAAATGATTTTCGTGAGACAGATaatcttttcttctctcaaaattattctttttaatgataataaaaaaggaCATGTCAACATCGGTATGCTATTTGGTGAGCCAAActgcttgtacctagcaaaacTCTTATTGGTATTGTTATTATGAAGCCACAGTTCAAGAATGTGAAGGGAGAATGAGGAGTAACAAGTTAGAACTGATTAGAGGAGGGATGAAGTCAGATGGTTACCACCAATTGAAGGCTATACAAAGATTAACTTTGATACTACtatgaataagtaaaataagaaaatgggCATATGAGTGTAATAGCAATAGACCACAGATGAGAGATTCTAATTG
Above is a genomic segment from Juglans microcarpa x Juglans regia isolate MS1-56 chromosome 1D, Jm3101_v1.0, whole genome shotgun sequence containing:
- the LOC121235772 gene encoding RING-H2 finger protein ATL74-like, which encodes MVIRLHHRSHRLLLDTESSTPPSINGSRSTRGSYGSEANFDTNMVIILAALLCALICALGLNSIVRCALRCSRRFAFETPDETAARLAATGLKKSALRQIPVAVYGSGLNIPATDCPICLGEFADGEKVRVLPKCNHGFHVRCIDTWLMSHSSCPTCRQSLLEQPASSEGGDADADAGSRHITNASEGQGDVPIAVDEVS